The following are from one region of the Capsicum annuum cultivar UCD-10X-F1 chromosome 1, UCD10Xv1.1, whole genome shotgun sequence genome:
- the LOC124898576 gene encoding uncharacterized protein LOC124898576, translated as MHVTMRLLTINANDKTSTQVEVSNREIKSILAKTVNANWTDWAIRLDDALWAYFTAYKTPIGASPYQIVYEKSFHLPIELEHKALWALKALNLELKDVAKSRFNGINELHKFRLQTYESRTLYKEDKKLYHDRKIEKKLKSRWHSPFTVTRVYSYGVLEIMKDGTNPFKVNGHRVKNYMGNAKK; from the exons ATGCATGTGACTATGCGGCTGCTTACAATTAATGCTAACGACAAG ACTAGTACACAAGTTGAAGtatccaatagagaaatcaagtcaaTACTGGCGAAGACCGTGAATGCCAATTGGACTGATTGGGCAAtaaggttagatgatgcattatgggcttattTTACAGCTTATAAAACCCCCATAGGTGCTTCACCTTATCAAATTGTGTATGAAAAATCTTTCCATTTACCaattgagcttgagcataaggcactatgggcattgaaggCGCTGAATTTAGAGTTGAAAGATGTAGCTAAATCTAGGTTTAATGGCATAAATGAGTTACACAAATTCCGGCTTCAGACATACGAAAGTCGAACACTTTACAAGGAAGACAAGAAGTTGTATCATGACAGGAAGATTGAGAAAAAG CTAAAGTCTAGGTGGCATAGTCCATTCACTGTGACAAGAGTGTATTCCTATGGGGTGTTAGAAATAATGAAGGATGGTACAAATCCATTCAAGGTAAATGGACACAGAGTAAAGAACTATATGGGAAATGCAAAAAAGTGA
- the LOC107856948 gene encoding uncharacterized protein LOC107856948, translating to MEGGGYFSLVSFVKCFNGCKDLAQVSSFGTRIWNFSDKSIELQIRIGSILKKVHTLKPGSSKRLNSKKIYKAYMPGNYYKGGVKSLLYYYNESCHPYIWINDTGCDFSRMVKQQYISLEDLRDCSEIRIFRDHQRGCVSVRKKPRTELC from the coding sequence ATGGAGGGTGGTGGTTATTTTAGCCTTGTCTCATTTGTGAAGTGCTTCAATGGGTGCAAAGATCTTGCTCAAGTCTCTAGTTTTGGTACAAGGATTTGGAATTTCAGTGATAAATCAATTGAATTGCAAATAAGGATTGGTTCAATCTTGAAGAAAGTTCATACGTTGAAACCAGGATCATCAAAGAGGCTAAATTCCAAGAAAATTTACAAGGCTTATATGCCTGGTAATTATTATAAAGGTGGAGTTAAGAGTTTGCTTTATTATTATAATGAATCTTGCCACCCTTATATTTGGATTAATGATACTGGTTGTGATTTTTCAAGAATGGTGAAACAACAGTATATAAGTCTTGAGGATTTGAGGGATTGTTCTGAGATTAGAATATTTAGAGATCATCAAAGAGGTTGCGTTTCTGTTAGGAAGAAGCCAAGAACTGAGCTTTGTTGA